The genomic interval TCGCACCGTCGCCTGCACTCGAAGCCGGCCGTGTCGTCACGcctgaggcggagacgcctgaCAGTGTAGGCTGCGCgaacgcagcaggcgcagccgacCTTCTTCAGATTCTCCAGCTGGTGTCTGTGCATCGCGTGTGGCTGGGCGTGTGCCTAGCCTACAGCAGAGGTGAGGAACCGCGAAGCTCTCGCAAAGACCTGCAGCGGCTTGGCCTGAAACCCCTGCAGTCGAGCCGATATCTGCACTCCCTTCGTCTAACACGGCTCTGATGCAGAGGGATAGACTCTGCACTTCTACGCAGTCGCTGTAATGTAGGCatgcatatagatatatgtaaataAGCAAGTTCGTATGTTTTGGATATTGGAGCAGAGGTGTCCAGGCATTCTATTTCGGTACGCGCTGCCTTGCCTCGTGAGTGTCTGGTGCAACGTATGTGCGGCGAGGTGGCCTGTGCCTGTTGGTGCTCCTGAGTATCCGTAACACTGGTTGATCTCCGTCGGGTCGGTGTCTGTATTGAGCGACCGTTGGCGGCTTTTTGTCTttgcgtctttttttcttcaggcTTCGCGGACTTCCGCACACCTGTCGAGCTCCTGATTGGCGACGCCTACCGCATCCAGCACGCAGTCTTTAAAAATTTCATCCACCTGCTCCAGCAGTCTCTCTCGTGGCGAGGAGGCCCGTTGGGCGAGTCTGACGCTCTGCGGGGTGGCGCGGCTTCTgaggctgcggctggcgagcgcggcgcgggcgggcgtGGAGAGACGCCGCTAAGCTCTCtcggctcgctgcctctctttgttccgccgcgcgacgtCGAGACGCTTCGCGCGACTCGGGAGgtgtttttcttcctcttttcgcTGTTTCTTGGTCTCCCCTATCCGCTCCACGGAGGTCGGCGGCCACGTagccgtcgcgctcggccGGGCCTGGCTGGAGCGGAGGGTGAGCTGCGCGACGAAGCACATGACGCCGCCGACACGCAgcgtgcgcctgccgcgaggGAAACGTGCGATGAGTTCCTCTGGAGACAAAGCACCGGCGGGGAGGTGGACCTGCCGACAGCGCGTGAGCATCTGAGAAGGAAACCGCCTTCgtgcttctccgcgtcgcctctcgcgaccGTCCTGGACTACGTGTTCCGCCGCGCcactgcgcctccgcccaaGGCCCTCGCCGGTCGCCTCGACTTTCTTTTTTCACCCTCACTGTCGgccgcggaaggaggcgcgcctgaggtcgtcacgcgcgcgccggagccgcCTGGCTGGGGTAGTCCGCAAGTCTTCAAACGCCTCTTCATGATGTCGCCGCGAATgacgttttctctcttctcggcgcttcttctcgcgtctgcgtcctccgccctcACAAATCCGGCTGCGCAAAaagcgctgcaggcgccggacCTGAGTCCCGAGATTGCCTCTGctgccgacgacgaggcgcggagctcATCGACCCCTGGCGATGAGGCACAGCCAGGcaacgccgcagcggcggatgAGCCGCTCAGCAAAACCGAAAAAAGAGACTTTccccgcgcgctgctcggctTGCTACTtccggcggtcgcggactGCATCGTcgacgcggcctcgcttCATCAGACGTATTTGAACGCCCTAGGGGCGCTGGGCGCTCGCCAGGGAGAGCCAGGCGGcaaaggcgacagaggcggcgacgacggtcAACGCGGGTCGGGCGCGGATTGCGCTGCAGATATGCTTTTGTCGGCGGTTGCTGCGTTGGAGGCGATGGCGAgggagcagcggcggacgCTGCAGGAGATGCACGCGGTCCTGTGGCGTCTGTTTGTTGTGGGGGTGCTTTGCGTGCGAGACCAAGTcctcgcgagcgcctcgctgcgctgcgaagTCGTTCAGTTTttcctctgcgacgcgcctcccAGCATCAACCTCCTGCTGCCGCTCCTAAGCCGGCCGCTGCCGAACGCGTTGAAGCCtcagcagctccgcgcgaTGCTTCTGACCTCCTCGATtcaggcgcccgccgccatcGAGTTCGAATCGTGCACCAGGAGAgcggcctcagccgcggcagccacctcggcgccgcggtcgccctccttcgcctggGATCAGGGCTTGCGCGAGGCGATGCTGCTGGCGTGGctcgagaaggaggcggacacggcgtggagcggcgcgcggcttcgcggcgagggcgctgaggcgcgcgggcgcagcgcggctcgcgccttgAGCCTCTACGGGTCCCACAAGCTGTTGCTCAAGCGTTTCGGCTTCctgcgggcggcagcgctcCTGTGCGAAGCCGAGAGAGACTACGATGCGAGTCTGGCGCTGTGGATTCGGCGTGCACGCAGCGGGACGTGCGCAGCAGACAGTGGCAGCGAAGCGGggaaggaagacgcgcaggcgcagcgccggcgggcgccgcgtcgccaccgaggcgaaggcaacgggggagacgacgcgcgagagtgGGTCGATGAGGAGGATAGTCGCGACGTGTTCCGGTTCATTCGCGAACTCGTACTTGAGGCGGAAAAGccgagcggagaggaggccgaAAGGCCCCGAGGCTGCGCTCAGATGGCGACGccctggcgccgcgagctcgtcgACTCTCTGAGCTTCCTTCGTGCGGTCTCGCGCCATCTCGCCGACCTCGTGGAGCTCGActgcgacagcagcgcgcgcctcatCTGCGAGATCTTCAgactgcagcagcaacgcgcgcttgcgtcctctcgctcgcgaaCCCGCGCGAGTGAGCCTCGAGCGGCggacgctgccgccgcggctgccgcggcgcctgggccccgcggaggcgagggaggctcgcggagcgaggaggaggcgctcgccagaGGCGCGGGCTCCGCTCCTCGGAGTGACGCCCCGGCGAACAGCGTCGTGCTGTTTGAGAGCCCTGGCGCCATCATTGATCTCCTCGATGGGCACCCcaagctgcagctgcagctgcttgaGGCGCTGATGGCGGGGGGCGGCCGGCACGGCCCGTCCAGCGCGAAAGGCCGcacggcggaggcctcctctttcttctcctctcccgcggaGCAGACAGCGTTCTTCCACAGTCAGTTCGTCAGGTGCGCAGGGCGGGGGCCGAGTGCGAGTGCGGGTGGGAAGCGGCGCGCTCCTTGTTTCTGAAAGGACCCCTACTCATTCGGCGCCCATCcgtgcgtcgccctgcggGCGCTTTTCCATTCCTAGCCTCTCCTGTGGCGGTGTTTTTATTCTTTTTCTCGCCCTCCACTCTCTCAGGACGATGTGTGCtcacgccgcgctgcgggGGATGTCGTCCTCCGTTGCGACGCAGGCGGATCAGGCCCTGCGCTCCGTGCGTCCCATGCGATCGCCCTCCGTGTCTGCCTCGATCGACTTATCGCTCGCGTATCTGATCCTATTTCATTCCGATGTgtggtcgcgcgcggcggccgcggtgaGCTTGCCTCTCGTCTTTTTCCGGGTTTCCTTTTCTGCGATCGCCTTCTTTGCGCTTTCATCTCCTGCATCCAGGTACATCCGTCTGCTCTGCCAGCACGACCCGCGACAAGTGTGTGCcgtcctgcagcagcaggagcggTTTCCCTTGgcggcctgtctccgcgtctgcgaggAGTTCCAAGTGCTGGATGCGTGCGCGTATCTCCTCGAGCGCACAGGCGACTTCCAGGTGAGTATGAACCCCGAAAGTCGCCTTTTTGAGTTCAGTTTCGGCCGCGTCGGGTCGCCCCTCAGCTgaagcgaaggaagaaggaaCATTGCGTGCTTCTGCGCCCTCCACACACAGCGGGGGGTAACCGCTGAGATGCGTGCGGCCCGGTCAGGGTGCTCGTCGGCGAAACTGCAACGGGGACTTCGAGGCTCGCTCGTTATTACACACGTTTCTGGCATGTGTTTCGAAAGCTTTTCGCGTTCCATTCTGTGGCGCGGGTGCCGCTGCATGGATCTCGCATTTGGCAGGGGCGGAAAAGAGGCCAGAATAGCGTGTTTCTgtctgcctccccccccccttcgctTTTCTATGGGCTTCGGTTCCAGTCAGGAGTTGTTAGGTGTTCGTTGCTGGCCTTTAGCTCTtgcagccgcagcccgccCGACCTTGCGTGTTGCCGTCTGTCCTCTCTGCGTCACCTATGGCGTCGCTTTGCCGTGGCGTGTGTCGAGACGGGCAGTTCATTGCGTTTGTTTTCAGATTTCTTTCTGCGTGGCGCGGAGCTGATCTTTGATTTCTGTGGTTGCGTTCGGATTGCGTGTAGGGCATCATTCGTCTGTTTCAGCACGCCTTCTCGCAAGATCTGGATCGTCTGCGGTCGCTCTTTCTCGTCCCCTCCTTCGACATTCTTCCAattctccgcgtccttctgCCGCGCTACCCGCCCTCGCACCCGATCCACAGCcttgcggcgggcgccgcgacggaCGACGAGACTCGCCGCCCAGAGGCGTGCTTTCCGTTTGCGTCGCACGCAAAGTCGCGTGGGGGCGACCGCCCAGCCGCGGGCGGGAGGCCTGGCGGGCGTCTCAccggcaggcgcgagagcgcgtCGAGTGCCTCCGGCCTCCGGGCGCCTCCGTtggtcggcgacggcgacgggcgaggcgcggcgctcgcgggccttcctggcgcccgggcgccgcgcgcgagctgggCAGCCAGTCGGGAGCGCGGGCCTCTCACAGGTGCCGAGGACGCCTCCGGCGTCGGTGGCAGGCCCCCCGAGGAGCTCTCAGACCTTCTGTTTCCCTTCtgtccgcagcggcgacgcgacggcgaggcgcgccgcgaagagcccTCGCGGGACCGGACCGACGACGGCGGTGGGCTACCGCGGGGTGAGCGGGAGGGTGCGGAGAGACCTggctcctgcgccttcgccgacagCCGGAGTAACGGGAGCTGTTTGGCCTCGGGTTTGGCcttcgacgaggaggccccCGAGGGCGACACGCGGTGGGCGGGGATCGCGGAGGTCGCGAGTCTCTTCCAGCTGGTGCAGATCGCGAGTTGGGTTGGGCGGCGGAACGCGCACTTGCTCCACAAACAGCAGCTCGAAGACCTTTggttctgtctcctcgcgctcgtcgtccgcgcgcaGCAAGCCTTCCCGCAGCTCCCGcaagcctccgccgcgtcgccggcaaccgccgaggcctcgcgggcgggTTCTTCGCCTggaagagacgccgccgcccgggGCGGCTCGAAGCGCGAGCGCAAaacgctgcgcggcctcgtctaCGAGCTCGTCCTCTCGGAGCTCCTCTCCTGCATCCTTCACGCTGGAGTCATGGCCATTTCCTCGCTGCCCGAGACTGTAAAGCGCATCACCAAGACACACCGACACGCCCAGCTCGCTGTCTTTAAACGACCGCTAGTAAGGCCCGACGCACAACGCCGAGAcgacacacgcagacaaCGGAGCGGCCCCCGACACGCGGCGGACAACACAGCTCGGACGAGCAAGACGTGCTGTACCATGCTGACAAGATTGACCGTCCGCATTGCTTTCAGTCTTCGCATACAAAAAAGATAGGTGATTGCATTCGAATGCGTATGCagatacatgcatacatatacatacatatccatacatacctacatacctacatacctacatttatacatatgtatatttgaCTGTGTATGAGGCTGTGCGAACGGTCTGGCTGTATGTGGCAGCGCAGGCGTTTTGTGTGCGGCGTTTTCAGAGTCGCGTGTTTTCTGTGTCGCGCGTGTTGTCGTTTGCGTAGGCGAGCATGCTGAGTGGGCTGTCTTACCAGCAGAGTCTGTTGGATGCGTactcggcgctggcgaacgCGGACATGTCTGCATTGTTCAGTCAAgtcgaggcgacgcggcgccgggcgatTGCGATCAAAGTCTTCTCCGCGGGGAACGCGACCGCGTCGTTGTCTCCTCAAGCCGCCCTCACGTGTGCCGACTGCCGCGGTCaccttcttctgccgccgcccgcgagcgcacTCGACGCGTTTCTCGCGCGCCATCGAGCCGGGTcgtcgcacgccgcggcggcggcctccgcgcgtccgacggcggcggcggcctcgggtcgcgccgacggccgccgaagcggagCACAGGCCTATtacgccgcgaccgcgcggggcgaggaggctcgcggcaagggggcgccgacggcgagatCCAGCCAAAGCGCCATTGCCGCGTTCCCCTGCGGTCACGTCTTCCATCTGGCGTGCCTGCGGGAgaaggagggcgagcaggcgccggcgtgcggcgcctgcgtggcggtGCGTCTGAGCGGACTCGGCAAGGCGAGTCGCGAAAGTGGGCGATGGAGGAAACGCGCCTTAGGAGACGCGTGAAATGCTCTGCGCTGAAAACCGAAACGGGGCGAgccccgcagcggcgcggccaCGAACCCCTCGCCAGACTCCACCGGGGCGCTGAGGGCGAGCACAGGCAGCCGCAGGGTGGCGAAGTCGGTTTTGGAGAGGGAGACGTGAACAGCTCGGCTTTTTCTGGCTCCGGCCGAAGAAGGAGCCGAATTCGCAACATTAATCGAGGgacgcgccgacgcagagggacgcgtcgggtggcgggggggggagtaTTAGGTAGCGGAGGATAGACAGCATCCCAAATCTTGCAGGGTTTTTCCGCTGTGCAGCCCCTCACTCGGGCGTCCCAACAAACTCTGAACTAACGAAACAGGCACAAGACTGAAAAGATATATTTATGCGTGCACGGCCAGCTCCGGCTGGAGTCTCGcgtggcggcgtctgccgctccggttttctctctcgcttaAGAAAGCGTTCGCATCTTGCCGACGGACACGCGACGCGGTAGCGAAGTGATGCGGGAGACGGTCTAGTCTCCCTTAAGGAACAGAATCCTGCTCGCAGATGCCCGTCCAGTGCGCGCTCGCGTCAACTCGTATACGGGAAGCATCCGGATTTTCGTAGAGATCAGACTGGTGCAGAGATAGATACCGTAAATGTTAGCACCAGTAACTACCGTGTAGCACGTAGACATGAGCTGGAGCCTTTGAAGGTCGCGAGGCTACGCGGAATCGGCTTCTGAGAGACTCGCAAGGTCCGTATCTCCGTGCAGATTCCCGCGATCCCTGCGGGCGGAATTCTGTTAGCTGTCCGCAACCTGTACTGAcagcgcgtcgggcgccaaCCTTGCACCATATCGACGCTCAGGATTCAAACGCTTACACGAACTGCGTAtgtatagatagataaatatatttTATTGCATAGGTATAGGCTGTGCGTGGTGAGATCCTACAATGCAGAGTCAGATCTCGCTCTGCGTGAGAGTCCCGCCGAGTGAGCACGTATCTGCGGCGTGAGTGAGATCCCCACGTATCTCGCTCTCGGGGCTCAGCACCAGGCATACGCATATACTCGTATAGCGGGCACCTGTATTGCCGTTCCCCTAATCCTGTTCTCTACAACAATtatatgtgtgtgtctctATGGCTAGAGGCGTCTGCTTTTGAATGCGCGCGTAAGCCGGACGTACTCTTGTATCATATGTATCATACACGCCGCTTGGATGTCCGAGTTCAGGGTTGTGCGAAGACGCAGCTCGCCTTTGTCTTTGAGTTCTCAAGTTTTTTCCATCATAGTAACTCAGTTGCTTTAGCTGTCGGTCAACATCGGCTCTCACCGTTGAAAAAAGGGAAGTTCCGACACGTATGTCATCACTCTCACCCGCTACTACAGAAGCTCAAACCTGTTTACGGTACCGCCTGCTCAGCTCAGACGCACACCGACCAGTACCGCAACGCCCCCAGCATGCAACGTAGCGAGCATAAAAACATATACGAGTTCGTAcacgaatatatatatccatgtATATTCGTGTGTGCGTGGAAGTTGAGAAGGGCACCTCCTGGGAGGTGGTTTTTATGCTGCTTTCCCGCGGACTGATTCGGTCTTCCCCTCGTTTTCGTCAACTCCGCCAGCTCTTTCGCAGTTCCCGACTTCGGTCAGaaggacggcggaggaggcgggggcggcggcctggcGCCCTGGCCTGCGGAGTGCAGCCCAGGCGCAAAGGTCGAAGGaaacggcgacgaaggcgcgtaCACAGCGAGGTGTGCCGAGGGCGGAGTTTGGCGCGGATACGCGCCCGCTTGCGTCCCCGAACCCCCGTGGCAGCGTGGCCGCGTCCAGGGCGGAATCGCCGACGGCTGCCCCGCGCACGTGGCGACCGGCTGCGCGTAGGACGCCGCGGAGTTGAGTGCGGACGCCAGatgagaaggcgacgagggatagttccctcccgcgccggcggacgcgtctgcgcctccacacgCGTGCCCCTGACAGGCATACACGGCTGAGATGCTTGGAGGAGGCACCGGCGCACCGGCcccggcggcgtgcggcgcatgcgcgcagcCACTTCCTGCCATCGGGTTGTgtgaggcgctgccgcagcccgcaTGCGCACAGTGAGAAGCGAAGGGCGACGCCCCTGCGGGGGATGCGTAAGAGACCCCCATGCATCCTCCGTGGCATCCTCCGTGGGTTTGGCCGCCATGCGCGCAGCACGCGTGGAAACCCGCAGAGGGAGGTGGTGGGGGGCCGGACAACTGAAAACAGCCGGCCGCATGCGAAGGCGACCCAGCGGCTTGCGGGAGCGCGGACGAGCcgccaggcgaaggcggcaaaGGGCTCCCGGCGTGAggctgtgcatgcgcgtgcgagaAACAACTAGACGAGCAGGGCGCAGACgggaacgcagaggcgctgccggccgcagatggaggcggcggaatcCCCGTAGACACGGCGTTTCCATCTGCACACGTGGCTCCCACAATGTGAGCCGTTCCACCTTCTTCGCCCCCTCTGCAGCTGGTGTGGTGCCCCGCTTCCGCGCTTCGTCTgtgggcggcgtctcccttgCGCCCGCGTCCCCTTTTCGAGcccgctccgcctccgcgaccgcctgtGGCTGCAGGGCCGCTCCCCATGGGCGGCCCGGGGACGACGTAGCCCTggtcgcgcgctgcgccaccggcgcccgcagcagagccgcggGCAGCCCACGACGAGGGATAGGGCGACCCGAAGGTGTTTTTCCCCGGGTCGCCTCGGCTAAACGAGAACTGCTTCTGCATGGCCTCCATGCGGAGTTTTTGCTGCTGTTCCTTTTGCTGTTTCTGCATCTCCAGCGCAGCCTCTTCCTCGGGGGAGATCTCCTTTCCTGCCTCTTCGTACTTCTCCTTCAAACTCGTCACAGGCGTCCGCCCGTCGCCATCTCTTCGCAGCGCGCCCGGGCCTGCGCCCCGGCCttggccgcgcgcgctccgctGCGACCCCGAGGAGCGCCCAGAGACGCCTGAGACGCAGGAGAGtctgtcgtcctcttcgtcctcttcgccgtcgctgccttcgtcgccgcttGCGTAGAACAGACGAGAGCGATGCGTCGATTTCAAGTACGCGGGGACCTGCCCGTGCTCGCCGAGCAAAAACGAGGAGTGTGCGACGTCACTGAAAACCCGCAGACCcgtcgagaggcgcgcgctcaAGTTGGGCGATGCCGACGAGGGGGACTGGGCCCCCTTCTGCTCAGCCTCagaggcgcttctcgccaAGTAAACGACGTAAAACGGCGCAGCCACGGGCCCGAAGGTGTCGGCGACTGCTCCCAGAATCGTCTTGTCCTCCAAGCACACCACGGAGCCCAGATCGAGCGGATTGCTATTCTGCCAAAAAAAGACATGAAGACAGCGGGTCCACAGACGTGCAGAAAAACCGCCAATGCGGACAACTTCCCTGGCGAGCCCTGCTGGAGGCTTTGCACTCGTGCGGATAAAGTCTTCTACCGAGCTGGCGGGTGTCGTCTCCTTCTGTATCTCTCTAGAGCGTCACGTCTCGACAGCCGACATGCTCGCCCAGGGATTGTTCACAACGTACTACCGTCCACATACATCAAACAGAACGCATCACACGGAGATGGAAGCCTGACAGAAACACAATACGGTCGCAGAGGCATCTCATATTTTTGACTCCATTTCGCTTACTTCGTCGCCCTTTATCACCACCATGGCGTCTACGACCGCGTGCACAACGCCGCACGCTTTTACGGCGCATTCGGGCGCGACCTGGACCGGCAAACCCTCTACTTCGATCGGCTGCGAACAAAGaaacgcgaggcgcagactcCGAAAGATACAGCGTCAACCCTCCTGACCTCCGCACGACGACCCTGGCTCGCTGGGTCGGGTATCGATGCAGTCAATGCAGTCACCACCGCGCGCACTGGAGGCATCGGACACTCaaccgccctcccccccccccctccgccctgAGGACGACAAAGAGCGAAAACAGCGAAGTCCAGCTATCGACACTACGAGCGATCATTGACGGTAGGGGAGAGAATACGCGAAACGTATGCGCCGGCTGCTAAGGCGCCTACGGCGCCACATAAAACGGCACATGTAAGACGACCCCTACGACGCGTGCAGATGACATATGTCTGTTCCCTAGAGACTCGACCCCTGGCGGCAACGCGTGATCGCGACGTATAAACAAGATGTTCCtaagctgcaggcgccttaCATGAATGCCCGACCAGGAGGCAAGGCAGTCTGCGTCTTTCCGCTTCGGgttctcctcgccgtcgtcgtcttcgtcatcTTCAATCTCTTCGTCAGGGTCGACTTCCTTCCCGATGAGCGCCAGCAAACCCTTCAGTTTGTCGGCATACGACTCGCCACTAccttctgcgggcgcggcctctttCGAAGCCGAAGGCCCGCATCCCTCGGGGGAGTCAGCGcccggcgtctgcttcgtctcctcggttgcggcggcggactctggggacgcgcggctcgaggcgctgcgagacgCTGAGGCGTTGCGCGCCTTCAGAAGGCCTTCTGTGACTCCCGGCAGCGAATCCGGATGCGGCAAGAGACGCTGCCGAAAGCGTTGCTCAGCTGCGTACAGAAACAAAGAGGAGAGACCCGCACGTCGCGGAAGGACGGAGCGGAAGCCGCGTGTTGCGCGG from Besnoitia besnoiti strain Bb-Ger1 chromosome XI, whole genome shotgun sequence carries:
- a CDS encoding hypothetical protein (encoded by transcript BESB_020520); its protein translation is MADSGDAASAAAAGKPGAPSESLAAAPALSGQPDPTGEVEMTDGVQPASSSVPSTSPPPPAAAATASEQTPPAKAAAQVSGSASADKQEAAARVPQGETDAESSEEESDAEDAEQAAPRAKKEDSAKIRALQEALQKDLVIDGDTEIDDLLVVAHVAQIENQLLEAQRRAGSLKPDVLESLESASAENAPRGRPAPGEEEKKVGGGEMEAEDEDDDDDEPDDQEFEALMKSEQRFRQRLLPHPDSLPGVTEGLLKARNASASRSASSRASPESAAATEETKQTPGADSPEGCGPSASKEAAPAEGSGESYADKLKGLLALIGKEVDPDEEIEDDEDDDGEENPKRKDADCLASWSGIHPIEVEGLPVQVAPECAVKACGVVHAVVDAMVVIKGDENSNPLDLGSVVCLEDKTILGAVADTFGPVAAPFYVVYLARSASEAEQKGAQSPSSASPNLSARLSTGLRVFSDVAHSSFLLGEHGQVPAYLKSTHRSRLFYASGDEGSDGEEDEEDDRLSCVSGVSGRSSGSQRSARGQGRGAGPGALRRDGDGRTPVTSLKEKYEEAGKEISPEEEAALEMQKQQKEQQQKLRMEAMQKQFSFSRGDPGKNTFGSPYPSSWAARGSAAGAGGAARDQGYVVPGPPMGSGPAATGGRGGGAGSKRGRGRKGDAAHRRSAEAGHHTSCRGGEEGGTAHIVGATCADGNAVSTGIPPPPSAAGSASAFPSAPCSSSCFSHAHAQPHAGSPLPPSPGGSSALPQAAGSPSHAAGCFQLSGPPPPPSAGFHACCAHGGQTHGGCHGGCMGVSYASPAGASPFASHCAHAGCGSASHNPMAGSGCAHAPHAAGAGAPVPPPSISAVYACQGHACGGADASAGAGGNYPSSPSHLASALNSAASYAQPVATCAGQPSAIPPWTRPRCHGGSGTQAGAYPRQTPPSAHLAVYAPSSPFPSTFAPGLHSAGQGARPPPPPPPPSF